The nucleotide window AAGGTTTCTTGTCGTAGAATAGTTCTAAAAAAAACAAACCATAACTACATGTATTAGGCAATGATTTTCCTATTTATCATGCATTAAATATTTAGCTCATTAAAAAATCAATAAATCAACCCTGGAAACCTTAAAACCTCGATAAACCATAATCTTGTTAAAATTGAGTTTTTATGTTCGAAACTGAACAAATTAGAATTCGGATTTCAGTTCAGTTTTGCCAACTTTGAATTCACTAGGACTCAGCTTTAGGTTCCTTTGAACTAACCACGTAACTGGAAACCCATCCAATCGAATACCTCGAGTAGGACTACAATACTCTTATGGTAGTTCTAATTGGTTAGCTAAATTAAAATATATGTACTTATTTTTCTCTTGCATATTTACCCATCTGTTTTTCTCTCGGAAGAAAATACCAACCATTAATTAAACATATTTAACAAGTACCATAAATCCAaattttattttcatataaactAGTAATAAGGTCACGCGCGTTGCGGCGTGGGTACATCGCAAACATCAAATAGATTAGCGCAAGTGTTATGTAATGTGTAAACCATATAAAAACGTGTGTTTTGACGTATCCGATATAAATCAATGTAACTTATATAAGCATTTAAACAAAATCCAAACTGGGTTGGTTCATTTAGTGGGGTTCCACCTAATTACTACATAACCCTTACATTTTCATTAAGACTtagttgcatcaatacgcatagTGACTCGTATGTCATATCATAAACCAACTAAAAACGTACATAAAGATAAGCAcggaaacgtattatatttgaccatgTTTATTAACATGACTTTATATTGACATGTACAtattagaccgtggggtatggtggggcgtgggttgggggcatggtGCGACACGTGGACTATGGGGCACCCAAGACCAAAAGTCAATTTTaaaggggtatggtggggcgtgggttgggtggcgtaaaaaaaacaaattcaaaGGGCTAGTGCTCTTGGCCAATAAGAGCCGGCCACATAGGATCGCTAGCATGCCCCACGCCCGGCCTTAaactcccgcccaaggggccacgcccaaacctaagcccacccagggtggtgacttgggcgtttctcTCCAACCCACGTCCCAACCCCCGCCCCAAACCCCATAGTCTAAAATGTGAGAAAATAAAGTGTTTACATCAAGACGTATAACAActtaaaacatacataaaaataagcatgaaaacgtattatattagACCCGACTTTTAGGTTGAAACGTAAATGTGTACTGTTTACGTCCAATGCCGATACATGAATATGTACCGAAATGTCCAAAAAAATAAACACGTGAGgaaataatttttttatgttaaataatGAAAATAAGGTGCTCGCGCGTTTTAATTTAAGGTGTGTTGTCGGTGGCCTTTGCTTTAGATATAGTAGAATTACTTCAGTCAATTACCTATATATATTCTACTATAACTTAAAAGGTTATGTCGGTGGGGTGACCCACCGGCATTGccttgtgacacctgtgtcactgtgaccatcaaacaaataccaaaccaatgaaatattgtgtttcatacttgggatttgtataaatatgtgtatcgtttgcacatatcaattcttgtttgatttcgggctttaaatcgctttctggaaggttatacgcgatctgatgcgtaaatataaccagtttaatgcaacaaacactccggaatagtgacataggcttaacataccttaaataacctttacataacttagaaataagttttggatggtttggtatgccgaaatcaagttttgtttgcttacagggactaaattcgacaaactgcgaaagtatgtcgatttgtactgtaacgaacattccggaacttgatcataagttaaatatgccataaatatcctttacatagcttagaaataggctttgaggtgtttggtgcacaaaaataaactttcttgatcaatagggactaaaagcgtcaaaaagtgcataagtttgcattttcgcgcatattttacgttctgaatatatccggacatccaaaaaatttatgcaatcattaaaatattatgttttagtgattggaatgataaaattccattcgtcgcttaatttggatcgtttttgcgttcgttacgacttccgtcgtaattaaccgaacaacgcaatcgtacggccaaacgaaccgacatccggcatatttttgagtatgtttcatgtcccctatgcttaggcataattgtagagccttgaaaatggcttaacgggctttaaacgcatcaaaaatggccttaaaagcatgcagggactgaaattgcaatttATGAAACTTGTTTGCTGATCAGaaggctcaggcggcccgcgtaagcccccataaaaccttacgcggcccgtgtaagcaTGTCAGACCTGCAAAAACCATTtttccagctgttaccagctgttccAACGGTTTTGGTAACTTGGAAATGGTATTTTAAGCTTTCTAGGGGCTATTTTAAGTGCCCATGGTATTCCAAATCAAGGGGCACACTTggacggctgagattgaagcTCATTTCAcaaggaacgatcttaacggctctccgaaaactataaataccccacccccttTCATTCTCTACCCACTTAATTTCTGATATTTCTCTAAGTTGAGGTGTTTTATcacctcatacctgagaatacttggaaaatcaatcttgcggggaccctttgtaagtattccttcgttctttttatgcgtcttagcgttaaagtcaaactttgtttgactttctgcattgaccagtgtTTAGTCAACGCGatgttcgtttgaacttcataacgtgagcgtaatcacgatggttatagtccctagtgactgtacctactgattaccacgttatctaggtgtagtgacgagtcgtagtttcgggcAAAATGCGtgttcttgcgtattttgtaaccaaactacttttaggtatcaaaaccgtttgttttgataccaaacctgttttctatactcgttaaacatgttttagcatgtttaactcgtcacttttagatttgtgcttatatagggtcgtaaggtaagcgatctaaacaatcgcttatgctttcgaaaccgacccgtttggtcgatcattaggatccgaccaaacacaattaggtgaccatagttgtatagagaataaccttccgaggttataccttatggtcacgtcgtttaagtagttgtatgataagtagtttatatgccttaggaaaattaccaaaatgccctttttacgcataaattctctttaagcatatgtaaccaaaattttgacatctaaactgattagataactatattagacatgttaaggcatattttacttgtcataggactagttaggcgattcgaacgcgttttacgcaaacgacgcgttaaagtagcgtaagctacctaaacgggtcgtaatgggtcataagcacttaggttatgtttcattttagtatgtaggctttgttaaaccatatcatatgggttccaatactcatttggtttacgaaacctcattctatccgatctcccgatttaggtccggttatttacatagttacctatattaggtgccgtttgatttccgtgatccctctagctttgcttggttgttgtccAAGAcatctaagcaccctcaagtgagtacatagtcccctcttttactgttttcaaactgttttggggtgaaacacatgtgcctacttgttactttcgtgttttccatgttttcatatcatataattgctatattcattagtacactattagtacatgattttattatgttttgctatgtatgttctcttagcatgctagcacattgttttacattacattttgttgcatatgctcatccagtatttggacacattgttttacattttgaatccgtttgtaaccgtttgattgtatgaaccatttgtaaccgtttgattatgtgaaccgtttgtaaccatttgattatgtgaaccgtttgtaaccatttgattatgtgaaccgtttgtaaccatttgactgtatgaaccgtttgtaaccgtttgattatgtgaaccgtttgataCTGTTTGAACCGtcgggttagggaagtgattagataacggggcgggtgtaatgtgctaaaagcatggtggatacgccgctggtacttcctatatataagtgcttttaacacattatatatcgttgcgttatctagatcacttcggcaaggttatcaaaacaaagttatactacaaggtttttctaacgatatatatatatatatacacacacacacacacacacacacactattcgagtttttatttcaaaaacgatttacaatctgggtttaattaaacaaatgttttggagttaagaatcgtggctacgagattttataaattgtaatcaacttgatttgagttagttaattatgtcgcaatgctatacttttcaaaataaggtttgtttttaaataagcattgcaacatataaaacgagccatgaatctgacactcatataaaacctatgtacttgccggcatttttatgctgacgtattttcacgtGTTTCAGGTGCAATTGTTGATGatatatgatgatgatattggtgtatgctcacatagaaatggacgaggccttagtgacttaataacaatgaaagactatttgtttatgttttgtttcaatttcaatgtaatgtaatacatttgatttaataaaacgaaactatttattccatggttgtgaaacaatgattctgttacaacactccccgacgtttccgccacgttttgttgttttacgtggtcggggtgtgacagccttACACCCCCTAAACTTTTTCCATTTTGCGTTTCAAGCACCTCGGTTTTGCCACTCCCCTAAACGTTTTCAATATTTCATTTCAAGCCCCTCAGCTTTGCTACAACCCCGCCACTTTTAGATTAATCAATTTTAGTCCCTTATCTAACTTTACTATTCTTCTACTTTAACAATTGGCATTTTTAGACCTTAGCTTTTTACTAATTTCTATATTACTTAAAGTACAAAGTCGGTGAAACCACCCCTCTTTAACTTCCAAAATTTCCACTTTTAGCTTATAGTTTTGTAATTCATATTTTTTGCATATAGAATTTTCCTTTTATTTACTCTCTACTTTTGTAACTTGCATTTTTTACCTATACTTTGGTAATTTACGTTTTTTTCACATATGCTTTATACCGATCCCTCAACTTTTGAACTTTTCTTTTTTCATTTTGATGTAAATTTGGTATACGCTTTCGGCCTTTATTTTGTATGTTCCCTACATATGAatcgggtcacatataatacgttttgACTTGATGGTGTATAAATTGGAGTTAGTCGAGTCGCATATAATACATTATGATTGTACACTATAAACTCGATTTGCTTTATATTTTAATCCAATTACAACACatatataggttacattgagttcagtCGGATACTTCGAAACGCACATTATTATATGATTAACACATCACAAAACGCTTGGACTAATCCGTTTGACGTTTGCGATGTACTCGCGCCTCAACGTGCGCAGGTCTTATTACTAGTTAGTTTAAAAAATCCTCTCACACAAACACTATTCAATGCTATTtgactttttgaattttttactgtttaatttttattttgttttaacccttttattttttatatttttaacactTTTAATCCAAATAGCTTTAATCTTTTACATAATTatagttttcatcttttacatttttaacacttttaattcAAATAGCTTTAATCTTTTACAtgatttttatagttttcatcttttacaCCTTTTAACACTTTTAGTTCAAATAGCTTTAatcttttaataattcttatagtttttatcttttacacttttagccccatagtttttatattttacatattatatattttctatttttaatcaAATATTTTTTCACTTTTAACTTTGGTCCCTATACTTTACATCTTTTATAAATTTATCGTTTTACAagtcgttctaaattttgcgagttaacacgcttCAACGGCTCCGTTGAAACTCTCGGGTCCTAAGCCGACTTGATTATACTTTTCTATGTTTTACTTTTTCAGTCTGTTGTTTACGAGTTAACACGCCGTAACATATGTGTGATTCTATCATTTTTACGTTTACTTTTTATTCAACATATAACGGTCCCATCACAAAGCACGGATTCTAGACACTAGTTAATTAAATATCTAAATGTAAACAACTAAAACATATTAAATATCATACTCCGGTTGAAACTTCTTTAGACTTTTTTAATTATGTTTTGCATATAAATTATGTTTTACCACTTATCTTTAATATATAAGGATATGTTAATTTGATACGTGGTCCACAACTATAATTTACAATATTGGTGTCGACGGTTTACAACTTTACATAAATTTATAAATTAATACGTGGTCTAGTTCGCTGAACACCCAAATTAATCGTGACCCATCTTTAATTAACTCTCACTCTTTCCATTATTTTTTTTTGCGACATCCAGGTGAACGGCAAATACGGGTGACGCTGGTTCGTCTTGGATGAGAGACGagattttaccgattattccatcGTCGTGCCTTCGgggggtggaggtcgggtttccatgcatctgggagagccaaggggctggtgGCGGTCGATTAGTCGACATTGGCCACAACTGCCGGTGTCACGGTGGTTGCCACGTCGttccttgccgttcaaaaaatatatatatatttttttaaattattttataaaatagcTGTATATTCGAATGTCCCAGCTTATTTTACAGTTGTTTTTAAAAAAGTCGTATTTACAAATTGAAATGCAATAATTGAGACCGAGGGATGTATATATACAACAGTTTCACAAATGATATGGCCCCAATCAAGTGTTCCTATTGAATGCTAAAGGTACAACTCATTGTTGACAAATGTACTAACAACAGAAAAAACAAAATCGTGACAAATTTTGCTTTGTTTTGTAACAGGAAAATAATGGAAGTCGCCCAGAATCTCGGAACAAAGAAAGAAGGGATCCCATCGTTAATTAGATCGATCGATGCTAACGAAGTTGTGGGATTTGATGATGATCTTATGAAGCAAAATGTGATGGAAAATAATTTTGAATTAATGGTATGTTTTTGGTTTGAATTATTTGAGTTTAAATCTGATcagctagattatgtttttattttgatattAGGATTCTGGAGGAGATAAAATAGAACCTGAAATATTGAACGACTGTTTAAACCACCGTAGAACGCCGTCGATATCCATCAGTATGCCACCGTCTCCAATGGGAGCTCCACTGCAAAACACTAGAAGAGTTGCATTCAGAGACGACGTTGAACTTGTTGGCACGAACTTGAACGAGCAACCAACTGTTTCGGCCACTAAATTCCACTCGCAGCCCATACCCACCGGGGTCGGGTTTGAAGAAGCCGTGGCAGCCGGTAAGTTTCCGAGAATCGAGAAAGTGAAGAAGGATGATGAGAGGTACAATTCTTTCAAAACATGGTCTGGTAAACTGGAGAGACAAATCTCCACATTGCGAGGAAAACCGCCAGGTGAGCAGCCGGTTATTACTCCCCGGAGCGAGAATTTGCCGGTTCATCGCTATTTTGATGCGTTAGAAGGACCGGAGCTGGAAACACTCAGGGTATGTTTCCAGAACTTAATATTTCAACAATCTCACATAACATTTAGTGTTACCACATACCTCCctttatatatacaaatatatatatgtatgtatgtagagacATAGAGCGGAAAAGGGGTGTGAGAATAAAATACAGATGTGGATCAGGGGCGTACCCAAGTTGGGAATTGGGTGAGCAGGCGCCCCCCTTaacaaaaaaaatttagtgtaatTTTTAGGCTAAAATCCCGATCGCATCCGTTGAAATTTTAGTTGAACCCCTCGTTCGCACCCTCAGAAAATAATTTATGAGTCCGCTGCGGATGTGGGAATACTGAGAGCcaactttttccttttttttctctttatttatttttagttttactAAATTTTTCAATAAGAACCAACAGTATTTTAACGTGAAATAAGTCCAGTTTTGGGTTATTTGAATTCAAAGTTTTGGTATTTGAATTCTACTAAATTTTGAATACACCCGAAAATCAAATAAACTCAAATTTTGGGTTATCTGAGTCCAATTCGAATGCTAGTTTATTGGAGTCTaccttgttgcccgtctacctctCATTAGTTTGTAATCGTTTTCTTCTTAAAGAAAAAAGccgaataaaaaaaaaaaaaaaccagccCCAAAGAAAATCACAAACCAAAATGCAACGTCATAGTGTTTTTTTTCGTACCCAAGCAAGCTAACAGTTTTGTTATGATCTTTTAACAGCCATCTGAGGAATTAGTCCTACCAGACGACAAAAAATGGCCATTTCTTCTCCGCTATCCAGTCTCATCGTTCGGTATATGTCTCGGAGTCAGCAGTCAAGCGATAATGTGGAAGAATTTAGCGTCGTCAGCCGCAACACATTTTCTACATGTAAGTCCCAAAGTGAACCTGATTCTATGGTGCATCTCCATAGGCCTTTTCACGGTAGTGGCAGCTGCATATATTCTGAAACTCATCTTCTACTTCGAAGCAGTTCGTAGAGAATACTACCATCCAATTCGAGTTAACTTCTTCTTCGCCCCATGGGTCGCACTACTGTTTTTGGCTATAGGACTTCCACCAACAGTTGCCACAAGCATACCGCATTTTCTATGGTATATTTTAATGACACCCATTTTCATCCTAGAGGTCAAGATCTACGGCCAGTGGAAGTCCGGTGGCCAGCGAAGGTTATCCAAGGTGGCGAATCCTGTTAACCATTTATCCATTGTTGGAAACTTCGTTGGAGCTTTGTTGGGCGCCTCGATGGGGTTAAAAGAAGGCCCCATTTTCTTCTTTGCGGTTGGAATCGCGCATTACACGGTGTTGTTTGTGACTTTGTATCAAAGACTTCCTACCAATGAAACTTTGCCCAAAGAGCTTCATCctgttttctttctttttattgcTGTTCCAAGTGTTGCTTCTATGGCGTGGGCTAATATCAATGGGTCGCGAATCGCTTACTTCCTCGCCATGTTCCTCTATTTCTCTCTGGTACGTTtagggtgtgcatgggtcggatTTTGGGTTATTGAATCGAGTTACTCGAATTTTAATATTCTGAAACTAAATTTGAATAATAATTAACAGGCGGTTCGAGTGAATTTCTTCAGAGGATTCACGTTCTCGTTGGCATGGTGGGCATATACTTTTCCGATGACTGGAGCTGCAATCGCGACAATTCGATACACAAACGAAGTCACAAACACTTTCACTAAAATTTTAACTGTGACCCTTTCGGTGATTGCAACCCTGACGGTTTTTGGCTTACTCATAACCACAATTCTACATGCTTTTGTGATGAGAGATCTCTTCCCGAACGACATCGCCATTGCCATAAGTGACCGGAAGCCCACAACTGTTCGAAAGTGGTTCCACCGGAGGTCAGGCAGCTCCGACAAAGACATTGAACATTTCCTTAAATATGTGACATCAAACGAGAAAGATGTGGAGGTTACGGTGAAAGCTGGAGATGTTGAAAGT belongs to Helianthus annuus cultivar XRQ/B chromosome 5, HanXRQr2.0-SUNRISE, whole genome shotgun sequence and includes:
- the LOC110940833 gene encoding S-type anion channel SLAH2 isoform X2 — protein: MEVAQNLGTKKEGIPSLIRSIDANEVVGFDDDLMKQNDSGGDKIEPEILNDCLNHRRTPSISISMPPSPMGAPLQNTRRVAFRDDVELVGTNLNEQPTVSATKFHSQPIPTGVGFEEAVAAGKFPRIEKVKKDDERYNSFKTWSGKLERQISTLRGKPPGEQPVITPRSENLPVHRYFDALEGPELETLRPSEELVLPDDKKWPFLLRYPVSSFGICLGVSSQAIMWKNLASSAATHFLHVSPKVNLILWCISIGLFTVVAAAYILKLIFYFEAVRREYYHPIRVNFFFAPWVALLFLAIGLPPTVATSIPHFLWYILMTPIFILEVKIYGQWKSGGQRRLSKVANPVNHLSIVGNFVGALLGASMGLKEGPIFFFAVGIAHYTVLFVTLYQRLPTNETLPKELHPVFFLFIAVPSVASMAWANINGSRIAYFLAMFLYFSLAVRVNFFRGFTFSLAWWAYTFPMTGAAIATIRYTNEVTNTFTKILTVTLSVIATLTVFGLLITTILHAFVMRDLFPNDIAIAISDRKPTTVRKWFHRRSGSSDKDIEHFLKYVTSNEKDVEVTVKAGDVESQSPLP
- the LOC110940833 gene encoding S-type anion channel SLAH2 isoform X1, producing MEVAQNLGTKKEGIPSLIRSIDANEVVGFDDDLMKQNVMENNFELMDSGGDKIEPEILNDCLNHRRTPSISISMPPSPMGAPLQNTRRVAFRDDVELVGTNLNEQPTVSATKFHSQPIPTGVGFEEAVAAGKFPRIEKVKKDDERYNSFKTWSGKLERQISTLRGKPPGEQPVITPRSENLPVHRYFDALEGPELETLRPSEELVLPDDKKWPFLLRYPVSSFGICLGVSSQAIMWKNLASSAATHFLHVSPKVNLILWCISIGLFTVVAAAYILKLIFYFEAVRREYYHPIRVNFFFAPWVALLFLAIGLPPTVATSIPHFLWYILMTPIFILEVKIYGQWKSGGQRRLSKVANPVNHLSIVGNFVGALLGASMGLKEGPIFFFAVGIAHYTVLFVTLYQRLPTNETLPKELHPVFFLFIAVPSVASMAWANINGSRIAYFLAMFLYFSLAVRVNFFRGFTFSLAWWAYTFPMTGAAIATIRYTNEVTNTFTKILTVTLSVIATLTVFGLLITTILHAFVMRDLFPNDIAIAISDRKPTTVRKWFHRRSGSSDKDIEHFLKYVTSNEKDVEVTVKAGDVESQSPLP